The following are encoded together in the Theileria orientalis strain Shintoku DNA, chromosome 1, complete genome genome:
- a CDS encoding ribonuclease: MEEDHLKCFRIYRSGEISKDSDVILGIDEAGRGPVLGPMVYGGFFCPKGPDSTSILKNKIRVDDSKKLTEAYRENKFHLLNKPEYPFGMIAEVITPQYISYKMLQRNKYNLNEISHETAISIIRHVISLGYNLKEVYIDAVGTVSKYQSKLSKLFPKISFSVREKADSIYPTVSAASIIAKVIRDNMIRAWRLDPIVKNIGSGYPGDPSTKEFLTGNMDKVFGFPDIVRFSWSTAKNLLEGSEGVPVEWYDPDPEDERNNFKIVPKKPLFPGALALTITDSLRL; this comes from the exons ATGGAGGAAGATCACTTAAAGTGCTTTAGAATTTACCGCTCCGGTGAAATTTCAAAGGATTCTGATGTTATCTTGG GAATTGACGAAGCTGGACGTGGACCTGTTCTCGGCCCTATGGTTTATGGTGGATTTTTCTGTCCCAAGGGACCCGACTCCACCTCTAtacttaaaaataagataCGGGTTGAcg ATTCCAAGAAACTCACTGAGGCCTACCGTGAAAACAAATTTCACCTGCTCAACAAGCCCGAGTATCCATTCGGAATGATTGCGGAGGTCATAACTCCTCAATATATAAGCTACAAAATGTTACAGAG GAACAAATACAATCTCAATGAAATATCTCACGAAACTGCCATTTCAATTATTCGCCACGTGATTTCGCTCGGTTACAACCTTAAGGAG GTGTACATCGACGCCGTTGGGACTGTGAGCAAATACCAGTCTAAGTTGTCGAAGCTGTTTCCCAAAATTAGCTTCTCT GTCAGGGAGAAGGCTGATTCTATTTATCCCACTGTCAGTGCCGCTTCCATTATTGCCAAGGTCATTCGGGACAATATGATTAGGGCATGGCGCCTCGACCCTATTGTTAAGAATATCGGCTCTGGGTACCCTGGAG ACCCTAGCACTAAGGAGTTTTTAACTGGGAACATGGACAAGGTTTTCGGGTTTCCTGACATCGTTCGGTTCAGCTGGTCCACTGCCAAGAACTTGCTCGAGGGCTCCGAGGGCGTCCCTGTGGAGTGGTACGACCCTGACCCTGAGGACGAGAGGAACAACTTCAAAATCGTGCCCAAGAAGCCCCTTTTTCCTGGCGCTCTCGCACTAACTATCACTGACTCACTTAGGCTTTAA